From one Myxococcus xanthus genomic stretch:
- a CDS encoding outer membrane protein, with protein sequence MASFPVTDFPGRNAMRRSIVGGAAAAALGMAGPAFAIEAQQVGERLRVKERPLVGVDVRLGLGNFTGDLGSNTKVGPLLGINASAYPWQYGGVEVGYEGQRFPIDDSRLRNNGDGEGVWRHNATLLAKAGPLIDEKWRPFVGAGVGLSYLNPSDGADRFYNNDWQTELPLAAGLDYRFGNLVAGARATYRFVGGEGLLRNPITNADEKGSLLNGNVMIGGQF encoded by the coding sequence ATGGCCAGCTTTCCGGTGACTGATTTTCCGGGGAGGAATGCGATGCGACGTTCGATTGTGGGTGGAGCCGCCGCGGCGGCGCTGGGCATGGCGGGACCTGCCTTCGCCATCGAGGCACAGCAGGTGGGCGAGCGGCTGCGCGTCAAGGAGCGGCCGCTGGTGGGCGTCGACGTCCGACTGGGTCTCGGCAACTTCACCGGAGACCTCGGCAGCAACACCAAGGTGGGCCCGCTGCTGGGCATCAACGCCAGCGCCTATCCCTGGCAGTACGGAGGCGTCGAGGTCGGCTACGAAGGCCAGCGCTTCCCCATCGACGACTCGCGCCTGCGCAACAACGGCGATGGCGAAGGCGTCTGGCGCCACAACGCCACCCTGCTCGCCAAGGCGGGACCGCTCATCGACGAAAAGTGGCGCCCCTTCGTCGGCGCGGGCGTCGGCCTGAGCTACCTCAACCCCTCTGACGGCGCGGACCGCTTCTACAACAATGACTGGCAGACGGAGCTCCCGCTGGCCGCGGGCCTGGACTACCGCTTCGGCAACCTGGTGGCCGGCGCGCGCGCCACGTATCGGTTCGTCGGCGGGGAGGGCCTCCTCCGAAACCCCATCACCAACGCCGACGAGAAAGGCAGTCTCCTCAACGGCAATGTGATGATTGGCGGGCAGTTCTAG
- a CDS encoding Hsp70 family protein, translating into MASDEASLFNTEAAPARTESEPTPPVPQDADVPRNRRRALLEVPLPQPASTPALPEVVLGIDLGTSHARVAVVQDGTPKLIPLPGTTTTDLPALIAVNGTGDLVVGATAQTEGQRAPRRAISGLKRLLGLKPRSPQLRWLAPLLPFPVTTDTNGDSAVEVRGRVISPILFTAMLLRELKHAAATHLGRKATRAVICAPTHFTDRQCAALREAATLAGLDAQRILIAPAAAALAYAHGRGLARKRVLVVDLGGGGLQVCVVQVTGDDLEVITTGGDATLGGMDFDARIAEAIASDLSEQGVPKPDHPFDWAPLRTAAESTKVALSSQEQVDVTLPSGTVPPINRERVEALTADLAQRVTTVVRDVLESNALSPQGLDAVLLVGGQSAAPLVRRRLEESLGVSVRDDVDTRGSVALGAALLGQGLLLAAAGKPAATVSEVLSSPLAVAERGGTLRRVLERNTRLPATKTLVLPAVPGPLELALFQGAVTQASDAEYLGRLTLNVERAGEVELHLALSVDGALSLETTLPGMKRHAVSLATEHLDDATFDALIARSPLAAEPERRPGGVLSGLKKLFGRR; encoded by the coding sequence GTGGCCTCGGATGAAGCTTCTCTGTTCAACACGGAAGCAGCCCCAGCCCGCACCGAATCCGAGCCCACGCCCCCCGTCCCTCAGGACGCGGACGTGCCACGCAACCGCCGCCGTGCCCTGCTCGAAGTCCCCCTTCCCCAGCCGGCCTCGACGCCCGCGCTCCCTGAGGTCGTGCTGGGCATCGACCTGGGCACCTCACATGCGCGCGTCGCCGTCGTCCAGGACGGGACACCCAAGCTCATTCCCCTCCCCGGCACCACCACCACGGACCTTCCCGCGCTCATCGCGGTGAACGGAACCGGCGACCTCGTCGTCGGCGCCACGGCTCAGACGGAAGGCCAACGTGCCCCCCGCCGTGCCATCTCCGGTCTCAAGCGGCTGCTGGGTCTGAAGCCGCGTTCTCCGCAACTTCGCTGGCTCGCCCCGTTGCTCCCCTTCCCCGTCACCACGGACACGAATGGGGACTCCGCCGTGGAGGTCCGAGGCCGCGTCATCTCACCCATTCTCTTCACGGCCATGCTGCTTCGCGAGCTGAAGCATGCCGCCGCGACGCACCTGGGCCGCAAGGCAACCCGCGCCGTCATCTGTGCCCCCACGCACTTCACCGACCGCCAGTGCGCGGCCCTTCGCGAAGCCGCCACGCTCGCGGGGCTCGATGCCCAGCGCATCCTCATCGCCCCCGCGGCGGCAGCGCTCGCGTATGCACATGGCCGAGGGCTCGCGCGAAAGCGGGTGCTCGTCGTGGACCTGGGCGGTGGCGGTCTCCAGGTCTGCGTGGTGCAAGTCACAGGCGATGACCTCGAGGTCATTACCACCGGAGGCGACGCCACCCTCGGCGGTATGGACTTCGATGCGCGCATCGCCGAGGCCATCGCCAGCGACCTCTCGGAACAGGGCGTGCCCAAGCCGGACCATCCCTTCGACTGGGCCCCCCTGCGCACCGCCGCCGAGTCCACGAAGGTGGCCCTCTCCAGCCAGGAGCAGGTGGACGTCACCCTCCCCTCGGGAACCGTGCCCCCCATCAACCGGGAGCGAGTCGAAGCCCTCACCGCCGACCTCGCCCAGCGCGTCACCACCGTGGTCCGCGACGTGCTCGAATCCAATGCGCTCTCCCCCCAGGGGCTGGACGCGGTGCTGCTCGTCGGCGGGCAGAGCGCCGCGCCGCTGGTCCGCCGCCGGCTCGAAGAGAGCCTGGGCGTGAGCGTGCGCGACGACGTGGACACTCGAGGCAGCGTGGCCCTGGGCGCCGCGCTGCTCGGACAGGGGCTTCTGCTGGCCGCGGCCGGCAAGCCCGCGGCCACTGTCTCCGAGGTGCTGTCCTCGCCGCTCGCCGTCGCCGAGCGCGGTGGCACCTTGCGCCGCGTCCTCGAACGGAACACCCGCCTGCCCGCCACCAAGACGCTGGTGCTTCCCGCCGTGCCGGGTCCACTCGAGCTGGCCCTCTTCCAGGGGGCAGTCACGCAGGCGTCCGACGCCGAGTACCTCGGCCGGCTCACCCTCAACGTGGAGCGCGCGGGTGAGGTGGAACTTCACCTCGCCCTCTCAGTCGATGGAGCCCTGTCGCTCGAAACCACCCTGCCTGGCATGAAGCGGCACGCGGTGTCTCTGGCCACGGAGCACTTGGACGACGCGACCTTCGACGCGCTCATCGCCCGCTCGCCGCTGGCCGCTGAGCCGGAGCGACGCCCGGGTGGCGTGCTGTCCGGACTGAAGAAGCTCTTCGGCCGCCGCTGA